One segment of Trichlorobacter ammonificans DNA contains the following:
- a CDS encoding type IV pilus twitching motility protein PilT, translating to MAKIDALFRMMKEQGASDLHLSSGNPPIFRLHGEMVRLQFKALSHEELLPILFEILTDEQRTHFEATNDLDFAYAVPELARFRGNIMMTHRGVAAVFRIIPAKILSADQLALPDGVRRMTLFKKGLVLVTGPTGSGKSTTLAAMIDLINATRKEHILTLEDPLEFIHENKQSLLNQRQIGTHTNSFSSALRAALREDPDIILVGEMRDLETIQLAMSAAETGHLVFGTLHTNTAAKTIDRIIDVFPKESQDQVRTMLSESLKGVVCQQLLKTADGHGRVAALEIMLGTPAIGNLIREGKTFQIPSIIQTAKKDGMQLMDQHLLDLLKSKRINPEEAYRCAIDKKQFEQYLPRQEAAAAT from the coding sequence ATGGCTAAGATTGATGCACTGTTCAGGATGATGAAGGAGCAAGGGGCGTCGGACCTGCATCTTTCGTCCGGTAATCCTCCCATCTTCCGCCTGCATGGCGAGATGGTGCGCCTTCAATTCAAGGCGCTGTCCCACGAGGAGTTGCTTCCGATCCTCTTTGAAATCCTGACCGATGAGCAAAGGACCCATTTCGAGGCCACCAACGATCTGGACTTCGCCTATGCGGTGCCGGAACTGGCCCGGTTCCGTGGTAATATCATGATGACCCATCGGGGGGTGGCCGCGGTATTCAGGATCATCCCGGCGAAGATTCTTTCCGCGGACCAGCTTGCCCTGCCGGATGGCGTGCGCCGGATGACGCTGTTCAAAAAGGGGTTGGTGCTGGTAACCGGTCCCACCGGCTCCGGCAAGTCAACTACCCTGGCCGCCATGATCGATCTGATCAATGCCACCCGCAAGGAACATATTCTGACGCTGGAAGATCCGCTGGAGTTCATCCACGAGAACAAGCAGTCGCTGCTCAATCAGCGCCAGATTGGGACACATACGAATTCGTTCTCTTCTGCCCTGCGGGCCGCCTTGCGGGAAGACCCCGATATCATCCTGGTGGGGGAGATGCGAGACCTGGAAACGATCCAACTGGCCATGAGCGCCGCCGAGACCGGCCACTTGGTGTTCGGCACCCTGCACACTAACACCGCCGCCAAGACCATTGACCGGATCATCGACGTCTTTCCCAAGGAGTCCCAGGACCAGGTGCGGACCATGCTCTCGGAGTCGCTGAAAGGGGTAGTCTGCCAGCAGTTGCTGAAAACCGCCGACGGTCACGGTCGGGTGGCCGCCCTGGAGATCATGTTGGGGACACCGGCCATCGGCAACCTGATCCGGGAGGGCAAGACCTTCCAGATACCGTCGATCATTCAGACCGCCAAGAAGGACGGCATGCAGTTGATGGACCAGCATCTGCTGGACCTGCTCAAGAGCAAGCGGATCAACCCGGAAGAAGCCTACCGCTGTGCCATCGACAAAAAACAGTTCGAGCAGTATCTGCCTCGGCAGGAGGCCGCCGCAGCCACGTAG
- a CDS encoding Arm DNA-binding domain-containing protein, with protein sequence MRTKKGMLALEQPAKQFGRVKRRKDSCKLYIDFYYFGHRIIRSTELDDTPANEQKVRDFLNRIGDRVEKGTFKFAEAFPGASRKEKAFFTKLEGREYRPEPHNVLFGDYVKEWMKTIFPTFGSPTKHRDYQEAIRRMLPHFKNLTFHQITGQELYKFTETLKWKTGPNKGKPLSRARKVNILIPFRAIWNDACDHYRWVIKNPCDGIHKKLPKTEKKERLALRFRDWQLFLESLEEHYRPIAELMILTGMIVSEMAALTKDSIQGDYLKLTSSYVLKNEKSSLKTAFRKRDIYITDAIRKRLDILVARATTPYLVTSARGSRLHSTDFAKVWKKAVDKAGIAPMTSYTARHTFAAWALTIGVNPLRLVKLMGHASKQMVYEVYGNYVEGLEEDAVAILDYFGRDFIEPRKKKNPALYGYSTGHSQGIVKPNYLIPLSY encoded by the coding sequence ATGAGAACCAAGAAAGGGATGCTGGCCCTGGAACAACCAGCAAAGCAGTTCGGCAGAGTTAAGCGCAGGAAAGACTCCTGCAAGCTCTACATCGACTTCTACTACTTCGGCCACCGGATTATTCGTTCCACTGAACTGGACGACACCCCGGCCAATGAACAGAAGGTCCGGGACTTCCTGAACAGGATTGGGGACCGGGTAGAGAAGGGAACCTTCAAATTCGCCGAAGCGTTCCCCGGAGCTAGCAGGAAGGAAAAAGCGTTCTTTACCAAACTGGAAGGCAGGGAGTACCGCCCGGAACCGCATAACGTCCTGTTCGGTGATTACGTCAAGGAATGGATGAAGACCATCTTCCCCACCTTTGGCTCCCCCACCAAACACCGGGACTATCAGGAAGCAATCCGGCGGATGCTGCCCCACTTCAAGAACCTGACCTTTCACCAGATCACCGGCCAGGAACTGTACAAGTTCACTGAAACGCTGAAATGGAAAACCGGCCCCAACAAGGGCAAGCCCCTGTCACGGGCGCGTAAGGTCAACATCCTGATACCCTTTCGGGCCATTTGGAATGACGCCTGCGACCATTACCGCTGGGTAATAAAAAACCCCTGCGACGGTATCCACAAAAAGCTGCCGAAGACCGAGAAGAAAGAACGCCTTGCCCTTCGCTTCCGCGATTGGCAACTGTTCCTTGAAAGCCTGGAAGAGCACTACCGCCCCATTGCGGAACTCATGATCCTGACCGGCATGATTGTTTCGGAAATGGCCGCCCTGACCAAAGACAGCATCCAGGGCGATTATCTCAAGCTGACCTCTTCGTATGTTCTCAAGAACGAGAAAAGCAGCTTGAAGACCGCCTTCCGCAAAAGGGATATCTACATCACCGACGCCATCAGAAAGCGATTGGATATCCTGGTTGCCAGGGCTACCACTCCGTATCTAGTCACATCCGCTAGGGGAAGCAGACTGCACAGCACCGACTTTGCCAAGGTCTGGAAAAAAGCAGTGGACAAGGCTGGTATTGCTCCCATGACCTCCTATACGGCTCGGCACACCTTCGCGGCCTGGGCCTTGACCATAGGAGTTAACCCCTTGCGGTTGGTTAAGCTCATGGGCCATGCTTCAAAACAGATGGTATATGAAGTCTACGGGAACTACGTGGAAGGACTTGAGGAGGACGCTGTGGCAATTCTGGACTACTTTGGACGTGACTTTATCGAGCCCCGGAAAAAGAAAAACCCGGCACTGTATGGGTACAGTACCGGGCACAGTCAAGGGATTGTCAAGCCTAACTACTTAATCCCATTATCTTATTAG
- a CDS encoding helix-turn-helix domain-containing protein, whose protein sequence is MTMTCHSDNDLLTVEEFADKLKVSRTTVFGWLKSGLLHEGTHYFRIGRVLRFVWDTGLLLHQKRKTKAAARNVHPSKPAAKKTNRVPSQPGINLEYGAGG, encoded by the coding sequence ATGACGATGACCTGCCATTCTGACAACGACCTGCTCACCGTGGAAGAGTTTGCCGACAAGCTCAAGGTATCGCGCACCACGGTCTTTGGCTGGCTGAAAAGCGGTCTGCTCCATGAAGGGACACATTACTTCAGGATCGGGCGCGTACTCCGCTTTGTCTGGGACACGGGACTCCTGCTGCACCAGAAGCGCAAAACAAAAGCCGCTGCACGAAACGTGCACCCCAGCAAGCCAGCCGCTAAAAAGACAAACCGTGTCCCCTCACAACCGGGGATCAACCTGGAATACGGGGCCGGTGGCTGA
- a CDS encoding plasmid replication initiation factor produces MALSVTRHALNPPCETFRLLLCGIDSLDLGLFVSWNAGWSEVCKDLEAKKQASQENTSIIESTDLDRQFLHLPSGKPPNYRYHIQFLEYHLYLAKSDKYGNSPNVYVSISSAALWHEPFASIIDLLTFDLEHFGGIIDRIQPSRCDLSADFRICPPPDFPFLEQHKVSRSRYINTHINSGILETFYSSSPGSPVRLRIYDKGKEIQKSNKYWFLDLWGIHDSENIWRVEFQLRRSFLHQYRIKTLEDLWETIGAIWEYLTTEWFSLRLPDNDKAERRTIHPWWEAVRACGELLGVNNGDRRHYDSDKPQEIKKILPHVYSRMITIAALSGIKDRKESIRNLYDLLERHGDDRTFKEKLQEKLFKLGYRGTLGGADHDDDLPF; encoded by the coding sequence ATGGCGTTATCTGTAACACGCCATGCGCTAAACCCACCCTGTGAAACATTTCGACTTTTGCTTTGCGGAATAGACAGTCTTGATCTTGGCTTGTTTGTCTCCTGGAATGCTGGTTGGTCTGAAGTCTGTAAAGACCTGGAAGCAAAAAAGCAGGCCTCCCAGGAAAACACATCCATCATCGAGTCAACCGACCTTGACCGTCAATTCCTGCACCTTCCCAGCGGCAAGCCGCCGAATTATCGCTACCATATCCAATTTCTGGAATATCACCTCTACCTCGCAAAATCTGACAAATACGGCAATTCCCCGAATGTCTATGTCTCAATCAGTTCCGCTGCCCTGTGGCATGAACCTTTTGCGTCCATTATAGACCTGCTGACCTTTGACCTGGAACACTTCGGCGGAATCATTGACCGCATCCAGCCCAGCCGCTGCGACCTGTCGGCAGACTTCCGCATCTGCCCGCCACCTGACTTTCCTTTCCTGGAACAGCACAAGGTATCCCGTAGCCGTTACATCAACACACACATCAACAGCGGCATCCTGGAAACCTTCTACAGTAGTTCGCCTGGATCACCGGTGCGGCTTCGTATCTATGACAAAGGCAAGGAAATCCAGAAAAGCAACAAGTATTGGTTCCTTGACCTCTGGGGGATTCACGATTCAGAAAACATCTGGCGGGTTGAATTTCAGCTACGCCGTTCTTTCCTACACCAATACCGGATAAAAACCCTTGAAGACCTCTGGGAAACGATCGGCGCTATCTGGGAATATCTGACAACGGAATGGTTCTCCTTGCGTCTGCCGGACAATGACAAGGCAGAACGCCGCACCATACATCCCTGGTGGGAAGCTGTCCGGGCCTGTGGTGAACTGCTGGGCGTCAATAACGGTGACCGCCGCCACTATGACAGCGATAAACCGCAGGAAATCAAGAAAATCCTGCCCCATGTCTATTCACGGATGATAACCATTGCCGCCCTGTCTGGTATCAAAGACCGTAAAGAATCAATCCGTAATCTGTATGACCTTCTTGAGCGTCATGGGGATGACCGTACATTCAAAGAAAAGCTTCAAGAGAAACTCTTTAAGCTCGGCTATCGGGGAACATTGGGAGGGGCAGACCATGACGATGACCTGCCATTCTGA
- a CDS encoding IS481 family transposase: MTTAEKVSRRKLSLLELAADLSNVSKACKLMGYSRQQFYEIRRNYQTYGSAGLVDRMPGARGPHPNRVDESVEQAILEHCLAHPGHGPLRVANELALKGTQVSSGGVRGVWSRHNLLTKQERMLRLEKSVREQAFELSDEQIRALERFSPEFRERHIETSHTGDLVAVDTFFVGTLKGVGKVYLQSVIDCYSRYAWGKLYTNKLPVTAVHVLNEDVLPFFEEHDARISTILSDNGREFCGRPDNHPYELFLQLEEIEHRTTKVRRPQSNGFVERLHRTLLDEHFRVMGRTKWYESLDEMQTDLDTYLKTYNYDRPHQGRNMLGRTPYTVFIDGLPKNDDSDTEDYKLAA, translated from the coding sequence ATGACCACCGCCGAGAAAGTATCACGAAGAAAGCTCAGTTTGCTAGAGTTGGCCGCCGATCTTTCGAATGTCAGCAAAGCCTGCAAGCTCATGGGTTATTCGCGGCAGCAGTTCTATGAAATCCGTCGAAACTATCAGACCTACGGTTCAGCCGGTCTGGTTGATCGGATGCCCGGAGCCAGAGGCCCGCATCCTAACCGAGTCGATGAATCTGTAGAGCAGGCGATTCTTGAACACTGCCTGGCTCATCCCGGTCATGGCCCGCTACGTGTTGCCAACGAGTTAGCTCTTAAAGGTACCCAGGTTAGCTCAGGAGGCGTTCGCGGAGTCTGGAGCAGGCACAACCTGCTGACCAAACAGGAACGGATGCTGCGACTTGAAAAGAGCGTCCGGGAACAAGCCTTCGAACTGTCAGATGAGCAGATCAGGGCCTTGGAACGGTTCAGCCCTGAGTTCAGGGAGCGTCACATCGAAACCAGCCACACCGGCGATCTCGTAGCAGTGGACACCTTCTTTGTCGGCACTCTGAAAGGCGTCGGCAAAGTCTACCTGCAATCGGTCATTGATTGCTACTCACGCTACGCCTGGGGCAAGCTCTACACCAATAAGCTGCCGGTCACTGCCGTGCATGTGCTTAATGAAGACGTACTGCCGTTCTTTGAAGAACATGACGCCCGGATCAGCACCATCCTCTCGGATAATGGCAGGGAGTTCTGCGGCAGGCCGGACAATCATCCCTACGAGCTGTTCCTACAGCTTGAAGAGATCGAGCACCGCACCACCAAGGTCAGACGTCCGCAGAGCAATGGCTTTGTCGAACGGCTGCACAGAACCTTGCTTGACGAACACTTCCGGGTAATGGGCCGCACCAAGTGGTACGAGTCGTTGGACGAGATGCAGACCGATCTGGACACCTATCTCAAGACTTACAACTACGACCGCCCACACCAAGGCAGAAACATGCTTGGCAGGACGCCATACACGGTTTTCATAGACGGCTTGCCAAAGAACGACGATTCAGATACTGAGGACTACAAACTGGCAGCGTAA
- a CDS encoding diacylglycerol kinase family protein → MIRFLKALRCALEGIGYGVTTQRHLRFHLIAGSLALIVGTFKGLAIVEWMVLVLLIAAVIAAELFNTALEAVVDLVAPEYHPLAKAAKDAAAGAVLTLAFAALVIGGLLFCRS, encoded by the coding sequence ATGATACGCTTTCTGAAAGCGCTTCGGTGTGCTCTAGAAGGGATCGGATACGGGGTAACAACCCAGCGCCACCTCCGTTTTCATCTGATTGCCGGCAGCCTGGCACTCATCGTTGGGACGTTCAAGGGGCTTGCAATCGTTGAATGGATGGTGCTGGTACTGCTGATTGCTGCCGTTATCGCCGCAGAACTCTTCAACACCGCCTTGGAAGCGGTGGTGGACTTGGTCGCACCTGAGTACCATCCCTTAGCGAAAGCAGCCAAAGACGCGGCTGCAGGGGCGGTACTTACGCTTGCGTTTGCCGCGCTTGTCATCGGCGGTTTACTTTTTTGCCGTTCGTAG
- a CDS encoding phosphatase PAP2 family protein, which yields MAAHERRPRPGERSLVRSTAYGVVLVLMLAMTCARPVMAEEITVGGELKGFSSRLLGEGSDFATTPFSLRDGNLFWTLAVAGAVGLTYGFDTDIRDKVQGSRSRGLDKAADVAELAGNPYLHIGVAALVYGGGVLAESPKWKEIGEMMAEALFLADAATLLIKEGTGRGRPAVASGKGDLRPLQFKTDYDSFPSMHTASSFAMASVIARTSQSIELSVLSYTLAASVGFARMNQNKHWASDVLLGAALGELAGRVVTHYHADKSRRFMLLPSVSGEAATMNLVYRF from the coding sequence ATGGCAGCTCATGAACGCCGGCCGCGCCCGGGAGAACGATCCCTCGTGCGAAGCACGGCTTACGGGGTTGTGCTGGTGCTGATGCTCGCGATGACGTGTGCACGTCCGGTCATGGCGGAGGAGATAACAGTAGGCGGGGAGTTGAAAGGTTTCAGTTCGCGCCTGCTTGGCGAAGGTTCCGACTTCGCTACTACCCCTTTTTCCCTACGGGACGGTAATCTGTTCTGGACACTGGCGGTTGCCGGTGCGGTTGGCCTCACCTATGGCTTTGATACCGATATCAGAGACAAGGTGCAGGGCAGTCGCAGTCGGGGGCTTGACAAGGCTGCCGATGTTGCCGAGCTTGCCGGTAATCCCTACCTGCACATCGGGGTTGCCGCTCTGGTCTACGGTGGCGGAGTGCTGGCAGAGTCGCCGAAGTGGAAAGAAATCGGGGAAATGATGGCCGAAGCCCTGTTTCTGGCGGACGCTGCGACATTATTGATCAAGGAGGGAACCGGCAGAGGGCGTCCGGCAGTAGCATCGGGCAAAGGTGACCTGCGGCCCCTCCAGTTCAAAACCGACTATGACTCCTTCCCCTCCATGCATACGGCCAGTTCGTTTGCCATGGCGTCCGTCATTGCCCGGACATCCCAGAGTATCGAACTTTCCGTCCTGTCGTACACGCTGGCGGCGTCGGTTGGATTTGCACGCATGAACCAGAATAAGCATTGGGCAAGTGATGTGCTGCTGGGGGCAGCACTCGGCGAATTGGCCGGTCGGGTGGTTACCCATTACCATGCCGACAAAAGCCGGCGTTTCATGCTGCTGCCGAGCGTCAGTGGCGAGGCGGCGACCATGAACCTCGTATACCGTTTCTGA
- a CDS encoding VanZ family protein, which produces MSLYLFWRGVLAVLTVAVLGLSLMPSPPVAEGLGWDKANHAAAMLLLTVLAYLALRPARRAVILAGSYTLLLGVLIEVLQGVCTTTRSAEWGDLVADIVGIAGAMGLVILWTCRKTRSGNGSS; this is translated from the coding sequence ATGTCGCTGTATCTGTTCTGGCGCGGGGTGCTGGCAGTCCTCACGGTCGCTGTTTTGGGTCTGTCCTTGATGCCGTCTCCCCCTGTCGCCGAAGGTCTGGGGTGGGATAAGGCGAATCACGCCGCAGCAATGCTGCTGCTGACAGTGCTGGCGTATCTCGCACTACGGCCCGCACGACGGGCCGTGATTTTGGCCGGCTCCTACACCCTGCTGCTGGGAGTTTTGATTGAGGTGTTACAGGGAGTCTGTACGACGACCCGGAGTGCCGAGTGGGGCGACCTGGTTGCTGATATTGTCGGGATTGCAGGTGCCATGGGACTCGTGATTCTGTGGACGTGCCGAAAAACAAGGAGTGGTAATGGCAGCTCATGA
- a CDS encoding GumC family protein, whose product MEELRQNIHPSDEQDINLLELLRVLVRRRGLIIKLTSGTAVLAVLYALTLTNIYTATAKLLPPQKDGGSGAAAALLGQLGGLGGMAAGLGGSSELYMGILKSRSVADAVIQRMELEKELKTNNRDVLRSALQGMVKFQAGKDGIITVTADNKDPRKAAMLANTFVDELQRKSLQLNLTKASTERSFLEKRLVVVKQDLKNAEDDMKAFQEQYKTIKADAQAAASIEGVARVKAELVTSEVQLAALRHSMTDEAPEVRRMLATIARLRAQLNAMSGAGDAGGVIPSVGSAPGIGVEYVRKLREFKLQEALFEQLTKQFELAKLNEARDSSSLQVLDEAVVPTQKSKPRRSMIVILATVTALFCSVLLVFIQEYFSKLPEDDAAIIREMKQSLADSFQPLLRKLPFSRQG is encoded by the coding sequence ATGGAGGAATTACGTCAGAATATCCATCCCTCGGATGAGCAGGACATAAACCTGCTTGAACTGCTGCGGGTGCTTGTCCGTCGCCGCGGGCTGATCATCAAGCTGACCAGTGGCACTGCTGTTCTTGCGGTGCTGTATGCGTTGACCCTGACCAACATATATACCGCCACTGCCAAGCTGTTGCCCCCTCAGAAGGATGGTGGTAGTGGCGCTGCCGCTGCGTTGCTGGGGCAGTTGGGCGGGCTTGGCGGAATGGCGGCAGGACTTGGCGGGTCCTCCGAGCTCTATATGGGCATACTGAAAAGCCGCTCGGTTGCCGACGCCGTTATCCAGCGCATGGAGCTGGAGAAAGAGCTGAAGACGAACAACCGCGACGTGCTTCGCAGCGCTTTGCAGGGGATGGTGAAGTTCCAGGCCGGCAAGGACGGCATCATTACCGTTACTGCTGACAATAAAGACCCCCGCAAGGCGGCCATGCTGGCCAACACGTTTGTGGATGAGCTGCAACGCAAGAGCCTCCAGTTGAATCTCACCAAGGCGAGTACGGAGCGGAGCTTTCTGGAGAAACGGCTGGTCGTGGTGAAGCAGGATTTGAAAAATGCCGAAGACGACATGAAGGCATTTCAGGAACAATACAAGACCATCAAGGCCGACGCCCAGGCGGCTGCTTCCATAGAAGGGGTTGCCCGGGTAAAAGCAGAACTGGTAACCAGTGAGGTGCAGTTGGCGGCCCTGCGCCATTCCATGACCGACGAGGCGCCGGAAGTCAGGCGGATGCTGGCCACCATAGCGCGCTTGCGGGCACAGTTGAATGCGATGAGTGGGGCCGGTGACGCTGGCGGGGTTATCCCGTCGGTGGGGAGTGCTCCCGGCATCGGTGTCGAGTACGTACGCAAGCTGCGGGAGTTCAAGCTCCAGGAAGCGCTGTTCGAACAGTTGACCAAGCAGTTCGAGCTTGCCAAGCTGAACGAGGCCCGCGATTCATCGTCATTGCAGGTGCTTGACGAAGCGGTGGTACCAACTCAGAAAAGCAAGCCGAGGCGTTCGATGATTGTAATCCTTGCCACGGTGACGGCGCTTTTCTGCTCAGTTTTGCTGGTGTTCATCCAGGAATATTTTTCAAAGCTGCCTGAAGATGACGCCGCCATCATTCGGGAAATGAAGCAATCCCTCGCCGACTCCTTCCAGCCACTACTCAGGAAGTTGCCGTTTTCGAGGCAGGGATAG
- a CDS encoding SLBB domain-containing protein, whose translation MIRQLMGVVVLLSMTIGVANAFSEPDTTLRGWQGSTPQSYGTPQSYGTPQSYGTPQSYGTPQSYGTPQFVPLPGSDEDLLMKLQQESQQKMLQDGADEMVGADGHPVSPEQRALEPRTRTALKKPQVLVNAEAGDGLAKLSWKVLNLPMRTDEQPLRFVIRYGIESEKLEKSLQIGRQQEFVLRGLKNYQPYYLQVVAVDREEKALYKSEEVRVTPLPFDSLGSRIEKSFSRKPLTLLDKAEPEQFSRELKQFGYDFFRNSAQLSQALDALPASDDYSVGPGDVLKLSLWGAVNAQYELTVDRNGEVLVPRVGSVKVWGLAFSKAKEAINTAIAKYFRNYEMNLSMGRLRTIQVYVVGEVEAPGSYPVSSLSTVINALAAAGGPTRNGSLRDIRVTRGAQTLNSVDLYEMLLTGDRSKDVRLQNGDTIFVPVIGPVVAVAGEVRRPAIYELKGTTMLPDVLKMAGGVAASGYTGRIQLERLAENRSRVVQDFAPEPDKLDETLASVQVRDRDMVKVFPVQAATRQVVSLRGNVVQPGEYQFRPGMRLVDLLPSPQVLLPESYLDSVEITRISPPEYRRELITVSLRRALEGREADNIVLQEQDAVKVFSRWEMEEKPKVAVNGAVVNPGVYEYRDGMSVRDLVTTGGSPKRNAFLDEAELSRIVIAGSKAESKRIALNLGKALAGDPRHNLPLQPDDVLIVRSVADWMESADKFVLLKGEVRFPGVYTVARGEKLSSLIARAGGYTDKAYLFGAKFTRRSVREQQQKRMDEIIARTEKDIMQKQAALATVAASKEELESTRSALDGLLKSLDHMRRLRAEGRVVLQLAELDALRKSSYDLELEGGDEVTIPQRSSVVHVLGQVYNQTSFVYLPESAGVGDYLRKAGGPTRDAEESEMYIIRADGTVISRQQSSFGIQWSDDSRSWAFGGFMSSQLMPGDTVVVPQKVERIAWMREIKDITQILANIAVAAGTIWIGLK comes from the coding sequence ATGATTCGACAGCTTATGGGCGTTGTAGTGCTGCTCAGCATGACCATCGGCGTGGCAAACGCTTTTTCTGAACCGGACACGACCCTGCGTGGCTGGCAGGGGAGCACTCCGCAGTCCTATGGCACTCCGCAGTCCTATGGCACTCCGCAGTCCTATGGCACTCCGCAGTCCTATGGTACTCCGCAGTCCTATGGTACTCCGCAGTTCGTTCCACTGCCGGGCAGCGATGAAGATTTGCTGATGAAGTTGCAACAGGAGTCACAGCAGAAAATGCTGCAGGACGGTGCCGATGAAATGGTTGGCGCCGATGGTCACCCGGTATCGCCGGAGCAGCGGGCACTGGAGCCGCGCACCAGAACAGCCCTCAAGAAGCCGCAGGTGCTGGTGAATGCAGAGGCAGGGGACGGGTTGGCAAAGCTTTCCTGGAAGGTGCTGAACCTGCCGATGCGGACTGATGAACAGCCCCTGCGTTTCGTCATCCGGTACGGCATCGAGTCGGAGAAACTCGAAAAAAGTCTGCAGATTGGCAGGCAACAAGAGTTTGTTCTGCGCGGCCTGAAAAACTACCAGCCCTACTATCTGCAGGTTGTGGCCGTTGATCGCGAGGAGAAGGCCCTCTACAAATCGGAGGAAGTGCGGGTCACGCCGCTTCCCTTTGACAGCCTGGGGTCGCGGATAGAAAAATCGTTTTCCCGCAAGCCGCTGACGCTGCTCGACAAAGCGGAGCCGGAGCAGTTTTCCCGGGAACTGAAGCAGTTCGGGTACGATTTTTTTCGTAACAGCGCCCAGTTGTCCCAGGCCCTTGATGCGCTGCCGGCAAGCGATGACTACAGTGTTGGTCCGGGGGACGTGCTGAAGCTCTCCCTTTGGGGGGCGGTCAACGCGCAGTATGAACTGACGGTGGACCGTAATGGCGAGGTGCTGGTTCCCCGGGTCGGGAGTGTCAAGGTCTGGGGGCTTGCCTTCTCAAAGGCAAAGGAAGCGATCAACACGGCGATCGCTAAATATTTTCGCAATTACGAGATGAATCTTTCCATGGGGCGGTTGCGTACCATCCAGGTTTACGTGGTGGGAGAAGTAGAGGCGCCGGGCAGCTACCCGGTCAGTTCGCTGTCAACGGTTATCAACGCGCTGGCAGCGGCCGGCGGGCCGACCCGTAACGGTTCACTGCGGGATATCCGCGTGACTCGAGGTGCTCAAACCCTTAATTCGGTTGATCTCTACGAGATGCTGTTGACCGGTGATCGCAGCAAGGATGTGCGGCTGCAAAACGGGGACACCATTTTTGTGCCGGTTATCGGCCCGGTGGTGGCGGTGGCCGGTGAAGTGCGCCGGCCGGCAATTTATGAGCTGAAGGGCACCACAATGCTGCCGGATGTGCTGAAAATGGCTGGTGGCGTGGCAGCCAGCGGCTATACGGGGCGCATCCAGTTGGAGCGACTTGCTGAAAACAGGTCCCGGGTAGTGCAGGACTTTGCCCCCGAGCCGGACAAGCTCGATGAGACGCTGGCGTCGGTTCAGGTGCGGGACCGGGATATGGTGAAGGTGTTTCCGGTGCAGGCCGCCACACGCCAGGTGGTGAGTCTGCGGGGAAATGTGGTGCAACCGGGGGAGTACCAGTTCAGGCCGGGGATGCGGCTTGTCGATCTGCTCCCGTCACCGCAGGTGCTGCTGCCCGAGTCGTACCTCGACTCGGTGGAGATTACCCGTATTTCTCCACCGGAGTACCGGCGGGAGCTGATTACCGTCAGTCTGCGCAGGGCGCTTGAAGGGCGGGAAGCGGACAACATCGTGTTGCAGGAACAGGACGCGGTCAAGGTCTTCTCACGTTGGGAGATGGAGGAAAAGCCGAAGGTGGCCGTCAATGGTGCCGTGGTAAACCCGGGGGTGTATGAGTACCGGGACGGCATGTCGGTCAGGGACCTCGTGACCACCGGCGGCAGCCCCAAGCGTAATGCCTTCCTTGATGAGGCCGAACTGTCGCGGATCGTTATCGCCGGCAGCAAGGCGGAATCGAAGCGGATCGCGCTGAACCTGGGCAAGGCTCTGGCCGGCGATCCGCGTCATAATCTTCCCCTGCAGCCGGACGACGTACTGATCGTGCGCAGTGTTGCCGACTGGATGGAGTCCGCTGACAAGTTTGTGCTGCTGAAGGGCGAGGTACGCTTTCCGGGAGTGTACACGGTTGCCCGCGGAGAAAAGCTGAGTTCTCTGATTGCGAGAGCTGGCGGCTATACCGACAAGGCCTATCTGTTCGGCGCAAAATTCACCCGGCGCTCGGTGCGGGAGCAGCAGCAGAAACGGATGGACGAAATCATTGCCCGCACTGAAAAGGATATCATGCAGAAGCAGGCCGCGCTTGCCACGGTTGCCGCTTCCAAGGAGGAGCTCGAGTCAACCAGGTCCGCGCTGGACGGTCTGCTGAAAAGCCTTGACCATATGCGGCGCCTGCGCGCAGAGGGGCGGGTTGTTCTGCAACTGGCCGAGCTGGATGCGTTGCGGAAAAGCAGCTACGATCTTGAACTCGAGGGGGGGGATGAAGTGACCATTCCCCAGCGTTCAAGCGTCGTGCACGTGCTGGGCCAGGTCTACAACCAGACCTCGTTCGTCTACCTGCCGGAGTCGGCGGGGGTTGGCGACTACCTGCGCAAGGCGGGCGGCCCGACCCGCGATGCCGAGGAATCGGAAATGTACATCATCCGGGCCGACGGGACCGTCATCAGCCGCCAGCAGTCCTCCTTCGGCATCCAGTGGAGCGACGACAGCCGCAGCTGGGCCTTTGGCGGATTCATGTCGTCACAGCTCATGCCGGGCGACACGGTGGTGGTGCCGCAAAAGGTCGAGCGGATCGCCTGGATGCGTGAAATCAAGGACATCACCCAGATTCTGGCCAACATCGCAGTCGCTGCCGGCACGATCTGGATCGGCCTGAAATAG